In Streptomyces sp. NBC_01439, the following are encoded in one genomic region:
- a CDS encoding pPIWI_RE module domain-containing protein — MAYQHVRTASYVPDPAQGPFTVLRHTLSLPAHWEEPLGRLRDHGRPEGRWSGPRRIPTWEINQLIRATAPDVVTVASNATFGADTPWLYCAEPLPAAVANLYAATWLRSLIRDPEDPAARRLLMECFRDLDTGTLAWRADTVDLIEQQPSPGGTAVPARLAYRLLPDELAARIAREGAYEHGGQQLTFHQVAGASGGYDAGNSSAELMSWPPIEYRPAGRGGEQKPSYYAATIRVGVRTVPFSPVPRIHLSAGIRRFVTGKVWMPARKGVSVYLLPENPLVPDGPVSQRLSVAMLQWRNGTTDWRQGGPGGMLAAVAALDGLPSVDRLVKEADHWTGHGRDGIGLAVGHQAAMGRHPIGTGLMPSERRRLIEWAERALAPDFVPAPKLRRSRYGRPPVRQLTKRPAMPKNATAEELAAVLERTERTAAENARVRRAALASTLDGDDLVGLLLHQTDDQRDRLAAIAEGALGLKEFRCEQGPETWVWEAGDLTVRLHAHPLGELGSPLGTEGPAPRAGQEHDRAIRERRGRVAETMVRLRARVSGARIALVELEGSEAFQGPARRTDPKHAIRLGCADAGLVTQFIRPLDTTMDKADAEKDAVLRAEAAWADGLRQTGMRLVPRHTLGDRIPPGLNQVAFHLVERRVDGPTGKAQFTPIAVLLRPDAPCVLGRTADASEWMPYPDLLRTLTGRVRGSDLRTSAQQSAVTAAFIRRTLASLRGKPTLLLAHAQDVRKRWSWLTNGGLEADRIGLDGGPAQRIGLYGKHLRVVRVADSGRDETPQWWAEREEREADLAGQQRGGFGMGLWVPHEPGAPGRVFYSTADKASTQTKLTNDDAKLTPHVNPVGRSAHRPTANAWNPELLELTPACLQPGDDPEAWAAFVHQQRICKDDYRDVLGLPLALHLARLADEYALPHDEEETVDPTAGPVAGPVVRNGSGQLTFDFDTDEDSEDEVHGDA, encoded by the coding sequence ATGGCGTACCAGCACGTCCGGACCGCCTCGTATGTGCCCGATCCGGCACAGGGGCCGTTCACCGTCCTACGGCATACCCTCTCGCTGCCCGCCCACTGGGAGGAGCCGCTCGGCCGACTGCGTGACCACGGCCGGCCGGAGGGCCGATGGTCCGGTCCGCGTCGCATCCCCACCTGGGAGATCAACCAGCTGATCCGTGCCACCGCCCCGGACGTCGTCACCGTCGCCTCCAACGCCACCTTCGGAGCGGACACCCCCTGGCTCTACTGCGCCGAGCCGCTCCCCGCCGCGGTGGCCAACCTCTACGCCGCCACGTGGCTCAGGAGCCTCATCCGCGATCCCGAAGACCCGGCCGCACGGCGTCTGCTCATGGAGTGCTTCCGTGACTTGGACACCGGAACCCTGGCCTGGCGGGCAGACACCGTCGACTTGATCGAGCAGCAGCCGTCTCCCGGCGGCACCGCCGTGCCCGCCCGTTTGGCATACCGGCTACTCCCCGACGAACTGGCCGCACGCATCGCCCGTGAAGGTGCCTACGAGCACGGTGGCCAGCAGCTCACGTTCCACCAGGTCGCCGGCGCCAGTGGCGGCTACGACGCAGGGAACAGCAGCGCGGAACTGATGTCGTGGCCGCCGATCGAGTACCGGCCCGCGGGCAGGGGCGGCGAGCAGAAGCCGTCCTACTACGCGGCCACCATCCGCGTCGGCGTACGCACCGTTCCCTTCTCGCCGGTGCCACGGATCCATCTCAGCGCGGGGATCCGCCGGTTCGTCACCGGAAAGGTCTGGATGCCCGCCCGCAAGGGCGTTTCGGTCTACTTGCTGCCGGAGAACCCGCTCGTGCCGGACGGGCCGGTATCCCAGCGGCTGTCGGTAGCCATGCTGCAGTGGCGCAACGGCACCACGGACTGGCGGCAGGGCGGACCCGGCGGCATGCTCGCGGCGGTTGCAGCGCTCGACGGTCTCCCTTCGGTCGATCGGCTGGTGAAAGAGGCCGACCACTGGACGGGACACGGAAGGGACGGCATCGGACTGGCGGTTGGCCATCAGGCCGCCATGGGCAGGCACCCCATCGGAACCGGGCTCATGCCCAGCGAACGCCGCCGCCTCATCGAGTGGGCAGAGCGGGCGTTGGCCCCCGATTTCGTCCCCGCCCCGAAGCTCCGGCGGAGTCGGTACGGACGCCCGCCCGTCAGGCAGCTCACGAAGCGGCCCGCCATGCCCAAGAACGCCACGGCCGAAGAGCTCGCCGCCGTCCTGGAACGGACGGAACGGACGGCGGCGGAGAACGCACGGGTGCGCCGCGCGGCACTCGCCTCGACGCTGGACGGTGACGACCTCGTCGGCCTCCTGCTCCACCAGACCGATGACCAGCGGGACCGGCTCGCGGCAATCGCGGAGGGCGCACTCGGTCTCAAGGAATTCCGATGTGAACAGGGACCGGAGACATGGGTGTGGGAGGCCGGGGACCTCACCGTACGGCTCCACGCCCACCCGCTCGGTGAGCTGGGATCCCCTCTCGGTACGGAGGGCCCGGCACCGCGCGCGGGACAGGAGCACGACCGAGCCATCCGCGAGCGGCGCGGACGGGTGGCCGAGACGATGGTCCGCCTCCGGGCGCGGGTGTCCGGGGCGCGGATCGCCCTCGTCGAGTTGGAAGGAAGCGAAGCGTTCCAGGGCCCCGCGAGGCGCACCGACCCCAAGCACGCGATCAGGCTCGGGTGCGCGGACGCCGGCCTGGTCACCCAGTTCATCCGGCCCCTGGACACCACCATGGACAAGGCCGACGCCGAGAAGGACGCCGTCCTGCGGGCCGAAGCGGCCTGGGCGGACGGGCTCCGCCAGACCGGGATGCGCCTCGTGCCCCGGCACACGCTCGGCGACCGCATTCCTCCCGGACTGAACCAGGTCGCCTTCCACCTGGTGGAGCGCCGGGTCGACGGCCCCACGGGCAAGGCACAGTTCACACCGATCGCGGTGCTGCTCCGCCCGGACGCACCGTGCGTCCTGGGGCGCACCGCGGACGCATCGGAGTGGATGCCCTACCCGGACCTGCTGCGGACCCTGACCGGACGAGTGCGCGGGAGCGACCTGAGGACCTCGGCACAACAGTCGGCCGTCACCGCGGCCTTCATCAGGAGGACCCTGGCGAGCCTGCGCGGTAAGCCGACCCTGCTCCTTGCCCACGCACAGGACGTGCGCAAGCGCTGGTCGTGGCTCACCAACGGCGGGCTGGAGGCCGACCGGATCGGGCTAGACGGCGGTCCTGCGCAACGGATCGGTCTTTACGGCAAGCACCTCAGGGTCGTCAGGGTCGCCGACAGCGGCCGTGATGAGACGCCACAGTGGTGGGCGGAGAGGGAGGAGCGCGAGGCCGATCTCGCCGGGCAACAGCGGGGCGGCTTCGGCATGGGACTGTGGGTGCCCCACGAGCCCGGAGCTCCCGGCCGTGTCTTCTACAGCACTGCGGACAAGGCGAGCACGCAGACGAAGCTGACGAACGACGACGCGAAGCTGACCCCTCACGTCAACCCCGTCGGCCGGAGCGCCCACCGGCCGACGGCGAACGCGTGGAACCCGGAACTCCTGGAACTCACCCCGGCCTGCCTCCAGCCCGGCGACGACCCCGAGGCATGGGCCGCGTTCGTCCACCAGCAGCGCATCTGCAAGGACGACTACCGGGACGTGCTCGGCTTGCCGCTCGCCCTCCACCTGGCGCGGCTCGCGGACGAGTACGCGCTGCCGCACGACGAGGAGGAGACGGTGGACCCGACGGCGGGACCGGTCGCGGGGCCCGTCGTCCGCAACGGCTCCGGCCAGCTCACGTTCGACTTCGACACGGATGAGGACAGCGAGGACGAGGTACATGGCGACGCCTAG
- a CDS encoding signal recognition particle — protein sequence MRDRSGWHRRCSPRQLTDVWPDGLGSFRAADLLDVELGLYLLQSVAPTRAAIDVWPLLGGYPYSEAFGDVRSDEQRLRILRARHHLWVLRRGHAWAEALEAYLRVPQQLRGYDLAGVDAVPHRRVPARATRRFEVFEELLTSGPEFATRRLPLAEAGEHTFRAQDRIHSVQITDDLLPGALPRSHALDALPAGLGEPIDVTWRELETAAEAMDGAEEAADGSRNGWCDRLSRVRLLVRDEALGRFARGERLRIDQLLHMVGMVGAGKSTLRDILTFHLVTHTSRRVTLVVGDVAEALAVVELFNRLGVPAAPVLGHSTRERNIGRLHRRAAVAGADTMLGHDHSGFAYLSSACPVDVLRGMEARRPLGIREAPCLGLYPAVDQEETPDDPLLEAESPAVRRPRTNPQRRLCPLWNRCPRHRGARDLVDARVWVATPAGLVHSAVPQHQHDEQIRYLELACRLSDLIIVDEADRVQMQLDTVFAPASTLVGTYPNSWFDEVAVHKFQQMARDGRLQLSERDVDDWTNAVNTVSAATDRLYSLLVKDGELRQWISVDYFSAFTLHNLLIDSWFPGRNAGDQPPPAARLLDEALLRFRDDPLHEHEITGDDDQVTPLVNTFVHLTLELLHAPQGARTRERLRSALTSVVGHDSGVLDRIDVQARRFEFTLLLAALHSRLDFMTILWPRVEAALHLENASNVLSRRPPKDYEAVIPESPMGNVLGFQFRLTDPERDGDRSGELRFFHCNGVGRELLMRMGDLCRVDGRPAPHVLLMSATSWAGTSSRYHLHAEVGAVLRPRDEEVEAVLGTEFRKEFLHWPGSEGPRPLRLSGCRPQERPQALVEMLRQLAVPDRSLPGASSMLDTELDEIPDQDRRRILLLVGSYDEARRAAEYLNGVPEWNGRVVQLVSDDADVDTAWARLPEDPAVRTLTRGDVRSFAKVGGELLVAPLLAVERGHNIVLSTGKAAIGSVYFLARPHPRPDDIALAIQSINDWAVRQLRDTGRVFTQATLAAATPHQAAIGFRSRARRQWNRYLTRRLAWSSLRDEEKVAFTWDQLVVMWQVIGRLVRGGVPARVAFVDAAFSPREAGFEAVDTPDTSLLASMRAVLAPYFDESDVVVHGAEAPPEPTPIDKSLVRELYEPLYRALVGMG from the coding sequence ATGCGTGATCGCAGCGGCTGGCACCGTCGTTGCTCGCCCCGCCAACTCACCGACGTATGGCCGGACGGTCTCGGTTCGTTCCGGGCCGCCGATCTCCTCGACGTTGAGCTGGGTCTGTACCTGCTGCAGAGCGTGGCGCCCACGCGCGCCGCGATCGACGTGTGGCCACTGCTCGGGGGATACCCCTACAGCGAGGCGTTCGGGGACGTGCGCTCCGACGAACAGCGGCTGCGCATTCTGCGCGCACGCCACCACCTGTGGGTCCTCAGACGCGGACACGCCTGGGCAGAGGCGCTGGAGGCGTACCTGCGCGTGCCGCAGCAGCTGCGCGGATACGACCTGGCGGGCGTCGATGCGGTGCCGCACCGACGCGTACCGGCCCGGGCGACGCGCCGCTTCGAGGTGTTCGAGGAACTGCTCACCTCCGGGCCCGAGTTCGCGACCCGCCGTCTCCCGCTCGCCGAGGCGGGCGAGCACACCTTCCGGGCCCAGGACCGGATCCACTCGGTCCAGATCACCGACGACCTGCTGCCCGGTGCCCTGCCCAGGTCGCACGCCCTGGACGCGCTGCCCGCCGGGCTCGGGGAACCCATCGACGTCACCTGGAGGGAACTCGAGACGGCCGCCGAAGCCATGGACGGGGCCGAGGAGGCCGCCGACGGTTCCCGAAACGGATGGTGCGATCGACTGAGCCGTGTCCGGCTTCTCGTTCGGGACGAGGCCCTCGGCCGCTTCGCCCGGGGCGAACGCTTGAGGATCGACCAGCTGCTCCACATGGTCGGCATGGTCGGTGCGGGCAAATCGACACTTCGCGACATCCTCACCTTCCACCTGGTCACCCACACGTCGCGCCGCGTCACGCTGGTGGTCGGCGACGTGGCCGAAGCCCTGGCCGTCGTGGAGCTGTTCAACCGGCTGGGGGTACCGGCCGCACCCGTCCTCGGCCACTCCACGCGAGAACGGAACATCGGACGGCTGCACCGCCGTGCCGCGGTGGCGGGCGCCGACACCATGTTGGGGCACGACCACTCCGGCTTCGCGTACCTGAGCAGCGCCTGCCCCGTGGACGTGCTGCGGGGCATGGAGGCACGCAGGCCCCTCGGCATCAGGGAAGCCCCGTGCCTCGGGCTGTACCCGGCCGTGGACCAGGAAGAGACCCCTGATGATCCGTTGTTGGAAGCGGAGAGTCCGGCAGTCCGGAGGCCGCGCACCAATCCCCAGAGGCGACTGTGCCCGTTGTGGAACCGCTGCCCGAGACACCGTGGCGCCCGGGACCTCGTCGACGCCCGCGTATGGGTCGCGACCCCCGCCGGGCTGGTCCACAGTGCTGTTCCCCAGCACCAGCACGATGAGCAGATCCGCTACTTGGAACTCGCCTGCCGACTCAGCGACCTCATCATCGTCGACGAAGCGGACCGCGTGCAGATGCAGCTCGACACGGTGTTCGCCCCGGCAAGCACCCTCGTCGGCACCTATCCGAACTCCTGGTTCGACGAGGTCGCCGTGCACAAGTTCCAGCAGATGGCCCGAGACGGCCGCCTCCAGCTGTCCGAGCGCGACGTCGACGACTGGACGAACGCCGTAAACACCGTGAGCGCCGCAACCGACCGGCTCTACTCCCTCCTGGTCAAGGACGGAGAGCTACGGCAATGGATCAGCGTGGACTACTTCAGCGCGTTCACCCTGCACAACCTGCTGATCGACAGCTGGTTCCCGGGCCGGAACGCGGGAGATCAGCCGCCGCCCGCAGCACGGCTGCTGGACGAGGCGTTGCTCCGTTTCCGGGACGACCCCCTGCACGAACACGAGATCACCGGCGACGACGACCAGGTGACCCCTCTGGTCAACACCTTCGTCCACCTGACCCTCGAACTGCTCCACGCCCCCCAGGGGGCCCGCACCCGCGAACGGCTCCGATCCGCCCTCACCTCCGTGGTGGGTCACGACTCCGGAGTCCTCGACCGGATCGACGTACAGGCCCGGCGCTTCGAGTTCACCTTGCTCCTCGCCGCGCTCCACAGCCGACTCGACTTCATGACCATCCTTTGGCCGCGGGTCGAGGCCGCACTCCACCTGGAGAACGCCTCGAACGTCCTCTCCCGCAGGCCTCCCAAGGACTACGAGGCGGTCATCCCCGAATCGCCGATGGGCAACGTCCTCGGCTTCCAGTTCCGTCTCACGGACCCGGAGCGTGACGGCGACCGCAGCGGTGAGCTGCGCTTCTTCCACTGCAACGGGGTGGGCCGCGAACTCCTCATGCGGATGGGCGACCTGTGCAGGGTGGACGGCCGACCCGCCCCCCACGTGCTGCTCATGTCCGCGACCAGCTGGGCCGGCACCTCCAGCCGGTACCACCTGCACGCCGAGGTGGGGGCCGTGCTCCGACCGCGCGACGAGGAAGTCGAGGCCGTCCTCGGCACCGAGTTCCGCAAGGAATTCCTCCACTGGCCGGGGAGCGAAGGGCCGCGGCCCTTGAGGCTGTCGGGCTGTCGTCCGCAGGAGCGGCCCCAGGCGCTCGTCGAGATGCTCCGGCAGCTCGCGGTCCCGGACCGCAGCCTGCCCGGCGCGTCGAGCATGCTCGACACCGAGCTGGACGAGATCCCCGACCAGGACCGACGGCGCATCCTGCTGCTCGTCGGCAGCTACGACGAAGCGCGGCGCGCGGCCGAGTACCTCAACGGCGTGCCCGAGTGGAACGGCCGGGTCGTGCAGCTGGTCTCGGACGACGCGGACGTCGATACCGCTTGGGCCCGGCTGCCGGAGGATCCCGCTGTGCGCACCCTGACCCGAGGTGATGTGCGTTCCTTCGCGAAGGTGGGCGGTGAGCTCCTGGTGGCGCCTCTGCTCGCGGTCGAACGAGGACACAACATCGTGCTGAGCACGGGCAAGGCGGCCATCGGCAGCGTCTACTTCCTGGCCCGCCCGCACCCCCGGCCCGACGACATCGCCCTCGCCATCCAGTCGATCAACGACTGGGCGGTACGCCAGCTCCGCGACACCGGGCGGGTCTTCACGCAGGCGACGCTCGCGGCGGCGACACCGCACCAGGCCGCCATCGGCTTCCGCAGTCGCGCCCGTCGCCAGTGGAACCGGTACCTGACCCGCCGACTGGCCTGGTCCAGCCTTCGGGACGAGGAAAAGGTCGCCTTCACATGGGACCAGCTGGTCGTGATGTGGCAGGTGATCGGCCGTCTCGTACGCGGTGGAGTACCCGCCAGGGTGGCCTTCGTGGACGCTGCCTTCTCACCCCGCGAGGCAGGATTCGAGGCCGTCGACACACCGGACACCAGTCTGTTGGCGAGCATGCGCGCCGTACTGGCCCCCTACTTCGACGAGTCCGACGTCGTGGTTCACGGCGCCGAGGCCCCGCCGGAACCCACCCCGATCGACAAGTCGCTCGTCCGTGAACTCTACGAGCCGCTCTATCGAGCCCTGGTCGGCATGGGCTGA